Genomic DNA from uncultured Fibrobacter sp.:
CAGGGACCTTAATGGGGTTGGTGAGCCTGTCGAACCAATATTCTAAGTTCCAAACTCTAATTTCTATTACTATATTCTAGGCATGGCATTCAATTCATTTAAACGAATCAACTGGATGGAAATTTCCGGTCTCCTGGTCGGCATCTTCTTTACCGTTGCCGTCATGGTGTTTGCCATCGTACTTTACGCAAAGCTGATCGATTCGAAAATCATCGGTGTCGAAGAATACCGCCTGCACAGCACCTTCAAGAAAGCATTCGGCTTAAACTTGGATACCAAGGTCCAGATTAACGGTGTGGAAGTCGGCCGCATAGAGAGCATGGAACTCGTGGACGACAGCGTAAAGATGGATTTCGTCATCAAAAAGGACTACCAGCAGCTCATTACCGACAGGGCCGAAGTATTCGCCATGCGCGACCAGAACATGATTTCGGCGCGCGTGATTAACATCGACATTCACAAGGGTGGACGTGTCCTGCAAGACGGAGACACCATCCAGGCCGGAGAGGCTAAGGATATCGAAACCGTTCTCGAAACCGCAAACGAAATTCTAGGACGCGTCAACAAGCTGATCGATGCCGCCGACACCCTCGTTGGCATGGCACTCGATACAGGAACCACCATCGGTGCCCTTTTCGGCTCCCGTCTCCTTTACGACAACCTGAACCGTCAGCTCAACCGTCTCGACGACATCACGTTCGTCGGCAAGAAGGTGCTTTTCCAGGCCTCAGGCCTGTTCGATACAATGCAAGTTCAGGTTCCGATCCTCCTGGGCAAGGTGGACAACATCGCCGACAATGTAACGGACTTAATGATCGAAATGAAGCCCATGCCCCAAAAGGTCGACCACCTCCTTGGAAACGTCGACGTCATGATGGGCAAGGTGGACAACACCTTCGGTCGGGTCGACGGACTCTTGACCCAGGTTGGACAAATGACTTCCAATCTTTCGGACTTCATGGAGTCTACCGAACAGACGCTACAGAATGCGGATGACCTGATGGCGGGAATTTCGAACATGTGGATTGTGCGCCGCTCGATGCCTAGCAAGGATTCCGTGCCCTTCATGGTGGAGACTCTATGGTAACGCGCAGGCTTAAACAGATCCTTGTAGCAGCCCTTGCCGCAAGCGCCGTTGCAAGCGCCTCCGATTCGGGCGTACTTTCGTACCGAGCCCAGCGTTCCTTTGACAACGGGAAATACGCAAAAGGCTACGGGCAGCTGGAACGAGCGCTCCTCGCCAGCCGAAAGGAAGCCGATCTATTGTCCGAAGGCCGCGTGCTGATTGCCATGGCGCAGATACGCACCATGAGTCTCGACCTGAATTTAGCGGATTCGCTCCTGTCCGTTGTGCGTGACAGCGTTCTCGACGGCAGTACGCAGGTGCAGTACACCAAGACAAAGATCGCCCTGCTGAACGCCCGTGAAAAATTCAAGGAAGCGGCCAAGGCCTGCAATTCCATTAACGAAAAAAAGCTGAAAAAAGCCGATGACAATACGCAGGCGGCTTTCTACGGAGAATGCGCTATCGCCTACGCGGCCACACGCGAAAACGTCCGTGCCCAGGAATCGCTCAAGATGGCCGGCAAGCGCTCCGACAAGGACGGCGGATTCTACGCATTCACCGCAGCCCGCATGGCAGACCTCACGGGAGCAAGCAGCGAAGCGGAATCACTTTACCGCACAGCTGAAGAAAAGGCCATCAAGGCAAACAAGCCCTACAACACGGCAAGCATCCTCTACTACCGTTCGCAGCTGAAAAGCACCCCCAAAAAAGAAGCAGCGGATTTAAAGCTCCGCTGCAAGAACGCATTTGAACTGATGGGACTCCCGAACAACGCCAAGCGTTGCGCGGAATAATTTCAAATTAATTTGCTGAACTATCCGCCGGAGCGTTGGCTGCGGCAGTTGTATCGACTGTTGCAACCGTATCGACCACGGCCGCAGCGGAATCTGCAGCGGCTTCTTTTGCCTTAAGCTCTTCTTCCGCAAGCTTTTCATCTTGCGCCTTTTTCATCGCCAAGAGTTCATGGTAGACTATCGCCGGATGGATTTTTCCCTCGGCCATGCCATCGACAAGCATCTTGACCTTCTGGTAAGTTTCATCCTTGTCGAAATCCGAAATAAGCCCCTTGTGTCCCAGCAGCTTAAGAATCTTGGTGTAAAAACTCGCGCGGAATTTCTTGAAACGAGGCTGCATCACATCGTTCAGAGCCGTTTCAAGCGCGGTTTCCGTCTGCATCGAATCGAGTTCAAAGCTGCGGTAAATCGTGCGGATATGGTCGGGAATCGTGGTATCGGGGCTATCGAAATACTTGCGCATTACGTTTGCAGCCTCGGTCTTGTTCGGGTAAGGCCCACGGGCAAGACGCAGGGCGAAGTACAGGGAAAGGCGCCAGTTCTCGGGATAGACTCGGCTTGCACGACGCAGCACAGAGAAGTCGGACGTGTCGGGAGCATCGACCGGAGTCACGCCACCGACAAAGTAATACGGCGTGTAGAACAGGGAATCGAGGCTTGTCGAAAGTTCCGCCACATGGCCAAGGTAAGCGTATTCCCTGCCAGTCAAGTAGCTTTCGCCGAGTTCCGTGAGTCCCTTGATCCAGAAAAGCCCCGCCACCGATGCGTCATGACCAGCAGCCACATAATGCACCGTAGAGGCCTTCGGCAAGAAAGACTCGTCGAAGTTTGTACCGGGAAGCGGCTTCGCGAAATGGAAGGCCACCGCAATCACCGCAATAGCAAATATGAGGCAAACTAAATAACGCACGTTTTTCGTCTCTCGTCTGTAGCTCGCTTGCGAGCGTTCTTTCGTCTATAATTGGCAGGCCTCCGCCAATTTCTCCAGAGCATCTACGCAGTCGTTCGCGAAGTTCTCGGGATGTCCGCTGCGCTGGTAGGCAAAATTCAAGCCACTGGAGCTGTTGAGGACGTGGAACTTGCGCTTGCCACCGCCGTTCGCGATAGCCGTAAGCACGGTCTTTGCATCACCGCCCTGACCGCCCGGGACACCAGGAATAGACACCCCCGGAATCAGGAACGGAATTTCATGCTTGTGGGCAACCGTGTAGGCGGTAATCTTCTCGAGTTCTTCAGGATGCGTCGCACCGACAACGGCACCGAGGTAGCCGAGGTTTGCGTCCCATTCCATAATCTTGTCAGCCACGGAATAGAAGGCTTCGGCGTTGTCGCGCGGATCGTCGCTGCGGACCACCGGCAAGTCCTGGAAGTCATGGGCGCCCTTGTTGCTCGTGCGGAGCAAAACGTACGCACCGTTTTCGGAATTTTCGCGGATGAACGGGCCAACGGAATCGGCACCCATCCAAGGGGACACCGTCACGGCATCGGCCTTGTACACATCGTAAGCGGCAGTCGCATAGGCGGCGCTCGACTTACCGATGTCACCGCGCTTTGCATCCAAAATAACGGGGATGCCTGCGCTGCGATAATCAGCAATCAGCTGCTGCAACACGAGCATCGCCTGCACGCTCACGCATTCGTAGTAAGCGCTATTCGGCTTCACCACGGCGGGCGTCACGTTACGCTTGAGGCAACATTCCAGAATTTCGGAATAGAAACGCTTGATTTTGTCTTCGGCGGAACCTTCGGGGCAGCACGGGTCGATCAGCTTCATGACCGGATCCATGCCGAGGCAAATCGGGTTGCCGCACTTGGCGATACGTTCTTCTAAACGGGCCTGAAAGTTCATTACTTCAAATCCTCTTGAATCTGGGCAGCTTCGTAGCTAAGGATACCGTGAGCGACAGCGACGTTCAGGGATTCGAGTTCGCTGCTCATCGGGATCTTCACCGTTTCGTCGGCGAGTTCGATGAAGTACGGGTTGGTGCCGGCACCTTCGTTACCCACGAGGAACGCCATCTTGCGGAGCTTGTTCTGCGGAATCTGGCGCAGGGACTGCTTGGCGTGCAAGTCAGTTGCGATAATGGTGTAACCCTTGCTGCGCAAGAAGTTGATCTGGTCAACGAGATCGACGTCGAATTCAAAAGGCACGCGGAGGAAAGTGCCCGAGGAACCGCGCACAACCTTCGGGTTGAACGGGCTCACAGTGCCGCGGCCAAGAATCATGCCGTCGGAACCAAAGCCGAGGCTCGTGCGGAAAAGCGTACCGAGGTTACCCGGATCCTGCACGGCGTCCACGAGCGTAATCACGCTGCGGCTAGATTCATAAACCGGTTTTTTGCTTGCGATACGGGCGACAGCGACAATGCCCTGTGTCGTCACGGTCGAAGAGATTTTCTTCATCTGTTCGTCGGTGAGCACGTTCAGCTTGATTTCGGCTTCGTTAATTTGTTCAATCAGAGCTTCGTCGTTGAAAGCTTCGGTCACGTACACGCCGAGAACAAGCTCGCGGTGATGCGACACGAGTTCCTGCACCACGTGTACGCCTTCGCCAAGGAAGCGGCCTTCGCGTTCGCGGCCCTTTTCGGTCGTGAGGGCGAGCATGCGCTTGAACCAAGGCGGGTTGAAGTTGGAATCTTCGCTAGCCTCGACTTCGGCCACGCGAGCTTCGAGTGCGGCTTCGTCCAATACTTCTTCGACTTCTTCCTTCTGTTCTTCGGGGCGCTGGCGGTAAATCGGAGCACCTGCAGAAGCAAATTCGCGGCGCGGGCGACGGTCGCCGCCAAAGGAGCGGCCCCTGTCACCGAACGGGCGGCGACCTTCGCGGCCTCCGAAGGAGCCACGGTCATCACCGTCGCGACGCGGGCGGCGTTCACGGTCGAAACGGCCTTCGCGGCGGTCACCACGATCACCACGATCGCCGAAGGGTTTACGGTCGCCAAACTTGCGGTCTCCACGGTCGCCCCTGCGATCGTCGAAAGAACGGCCTTCGCGGCCACCGCGTTCTTCACGGTCGTCGTCACGACGCGGACGACGTTCAGGCTTTTCGCTCACTCCGAACTTACGGTCCAGAGTCATCTTTACGGTGCGGTTTTTATTTTCTTCGCTCATACTTTTTCCATGATTTGTTTGGCGACGGATTCCCCGTCAATTTTCAAAAGCTTGAACAAGGCAGGAATTTCACCCTGTTCCACAAAATGATCCGGCAGGCCAAAACGCAACAGGCGTTTGCCTTCAAGTCCGAGATCAGCAATAAGTTCAGCCACGGCAGAACCGAAACCGCCCACCAGCGTGTTGTCTTCGAGCGTCACAATCGTCTTGTGCGCATCAAAGAGCTTGCGGTAAGATTCAGTATCCAGTGGCTTGATGATTCGTGCATCCACGACCGTTGCGCTCTTTCCGTTTTCGCGGAGAACGGCGGCCGTCTTCTTGAGTTCGTTCGTCATGAACCCTGCACCCAAAAGCAAGATGTCCTTGCCTTCTTCCAAGACCTTCGGGAGCTTCACGTCCACGGTCTCGGGAGCGGGCTTCAGGTGTTCTTCGAGGGCGGTGCCGCGCGGGTATCGGATCGCGACAGGGCCCTTCATGTCGATAGCCGCGCGAATCATATCGCGCAGCTCGTTTTCGTTGCTCGGCGCAAGGATGGTAATCCCCGGCACCGTGCGCAGGTAAGACAGGTCGAACGCGCCATGGTGAGTCGGGCCATCGGCCCCGACAAGCCCCGCACGGTCAAGCACCATCACCACATGCAAGTTCTGCAAGGCAATGTCGTGCATAATCTGGTCGTAGGCGCGCTGCATAAAGCTCGAATAGATTGCGACCACCGGCACCACGCCATCGCAGGCAAGGCCAGAGGCAAACGTGAGCGCATGTTCTTCGGCAATGCCCACGTCAATCACGCGTTCCGGGAGTTCACGGGCCACAATGTCCATACCACAACCGGTAGGCATGGCAGCCGTAATGCCGATAATGCGTTCGTCCTTCTTCGCAAGTTCCAGGAGCGTCTGCCCGAACACATGAGTCAGCGACGGATTCGGGCTCCCCGGAGAAAGCGGCAAACCGCTTTCGGGGTCGAAAGGTCCAATGCCGTGCCATTTGGTCGGGTTCTTCACGGCCGCATCCAGGCCGCGTCCCTTCTCGGTCAGGATATGCACCAGGCACGGGCCCGGCTGTTCCTTGACGCGCTGCAACAGCATAATGAGTTCGTTAATGTCGTGACCATCGATCGGTCCAAAGTAACGGATACCGAGGTCTTCAAAGAAGCGGCCCGGCTTCACCACCGTCTTCGCCGCATTTTCCGCCTGCAAGAACAAGTCGCGGAAACGCGATCCCAGAATGCCCGGCAGGCGCTTCATCAGGCGGTCGAGGTCCGAACGCATCTTGTTGTAGACCGGGTCCGAAATCACGCGGTTCAGGTACTTGCTGAAGTTACCCACGTTCGGGGCAATGCTCATCTTGTTGTCGTTCAAGATGATGGTCATGTTCTGCTTCGAAAGACCCGCGTTGTTGATGGCCTCGTAAGCCATACCGCCCGTCATGGAACCGTCACCGATGACGGCCACCACGCTGTTCTTGTGCTTGAAATGGTCTCGGGCCACCGCAAAACCAAGTGCTGCCGAAATAGAGGTCGTCGCGTGTCCTGCACCGTAGCAGTCGTACTCGCTTTCGTTCCTCTTCAAGAATCCCGAAATACCGCCCTGCTGGCGAAGCGTCTCGAAACGGTCGAAGCGCCCCGTCAAAAGCTTGTGAACGTAAGCCTGGTGTCCCACATCCCACACGATCTTGTCGTCGGGGGCGTTGAACACATAATGCAGAGCGAGCGTCAGTTCCACCACACCCAGGCTAGACGCCAGGTGACCGCCATGCTTAGCCACTTGACCGATGATGGTCTCGCGGATCTGCGACGCCAGGTTGTAAAGCTCCTCTACCGAGCAATGCTTTATGTCCTGGGGGGACTTGATATTCTTAAGGTCCATTATTTAACCCTGGTAATGATGAATGCGGCAATGGAGCGCAGGATCGTGGTATCGCACTTGAGGCCGTCCAGAGCCTTGAGCGATTCCTCGTACAGTTCATGCGCACGCTCGCGGGACTTTTCGAGGCCCACCAGCGCCGGGTACGTCGCCTTACCCTTTTCGATGTCGGAACCGGCATCCTTGCCCAGTTCCTCGGTCGTAGAAACGATGTCCAGAATGTCGTCCACAATCTGGAACGCAAGGCCGATGGAGCGGCCGTAGTCGCGGATAGCCCCGATAGACTTGTCGTCGGCACCGGCAAGCATTGCCCCCACCTGGAGAGCCGCCTCGATCAGGGCCGCCGTCTTGTGGTAATGGATGTAATCGACCGTATCAAGGTCCACCTTCTTGCCTTCGCATTCGATGTCGATCATTTCGCCACCGATAAGGCCGTAGGTGCTGAGCAGGTGCGCAAGCACTTCAATTGCCTTCGCATTGCCGGTCTTGCCCATCAGTTCAAAAGCCAAAACGCAGAGGGCATCGCCAGCCATCACGGCGGTCGCTTCGCCGAACTGCTTGTGGCTCGTCGGCTTGCCGCGCCTAAAGTCATCGTTATCGATGCAGGGCAGGTCATCGTGAATCAAGCTGAAGGTGTGGAGCATTTCGAGGGCGCTCATGGCGTAGTCCACCGAATCGCCCTTTCCACCGAACATGTCAAATGCAGCACGCACAAGTGCCGGACGGAGTCTCTTTCCACCGGCGAACATCGAATAACGCATCGCCTCGTGGAGCCTTTCCGGACGGTCGGCTACGGGCGGCAAAAATTCTTCAAACTTCTTTTCCGCAACCTTAGAGATGCGGGACAGGTAATCGAGGGCAACAGCCGCTTCTTTTTCAAGATTTTCCATAATTACAAAGATACTTAATTTCGGGTTCCTATACAAGCCTTGACAAGCCGGAAACAAGGCCAGAAACACTTAAAAAACCGCCTTTTCCGGGCGGTTTTCTCATGTAATAAAATTGTATTTGTTGCCTAGAACAGAGCGCCGTAAAGCGTCACGTCGTCGATGTAGAAATCGGTGCCATCCTGAGCAAACAGGTGGAACTGC
This window encodes:
- a CDS encoding polyprenyl synthetase family protein → MENLEKEAAVALDYLSRISKVAEKKFEEFLPPVADRPERLHEAMRYSMFAGGKRLRPALVRAAFDMFGGKGDSVDYAMSALEMLHTFSLIHDDLPCIDNDDFRRGKPTSHKQFGEATAVMAGDALCVLAFELMGKTGNAKAIEVLAHLLSTYGLIGGEMIDIECEGKKVDLDTVDYIHYHKTAALIEAALQVGAMLAGADDKSIGAIRDYGRSIGLAFQIVDDILDIVSTTEELGKDAGSDIEKGKATYPALVGLEKSRERAHELYEESLKALDGLKCDTTILRSIAAFIITRVK
- the dxs gene encoding 1-deoxy-D-xylulose-5-phosphate synthase yields the protein MDLKNIKSPQDIKHCSVEELYNLASQIRETIIGQVAKHGGHLASSLGVVELTLALHYVFNAPDDKIVWDVGHQAYVHKLLTGRFDRFETLRQQGGISGFLKRNESEYDCYGAGHATTSISAALGFAVARDHFKHKNSVVAVIGDGSMTGGMAYEAINNAGLSKQNMTIILNDNKMSIAPNVGNFSKYLNRVISDPVYNKMRSDLDRLMKRLPGILGSRFRDLFLQAENAAKTVVKPGRFFEDLGIRYFGPIDGHDINELIMLLQRVKEQPGPCLVHILTEKGRGLDAAVKNPTKWHGIGPFDPESGLPLSPGSPNPSLTHVFGQTLLELAKKDERIIGITAAMPTGCGMDIVARELPERVIDVGIAEEHALTFASGLACDGVVPVVAIYSSFMQRAYDQIMHDIALQNLHVVMVLDRAGLVGADGPTHHGAFDLSYLRTVPGITILAPSNENELRDMIRAAIDMKGPVAIRYPRGTALEEHLKPAPETVDVKLPKVLEEGKDILLLGAGFMTNELKKTAAVLRENGKSATVVDARIIKPLDTESYRKLFDAHKTIVTLEDNTLVGGFGSAVAELIADLGLEGKRLLRFGLPDHFVEQGEIPALFKLLKIDGESVAKQIMEKV
- a CDS encoding RNA methyltransferase — its product is MSEENKNRTVKMTLDRKFGVSEKPERRPRRDDDREERGGREGRSFDDRRGDRGDRKFGDRKPFGDRGDRGDRREGRFDRERRPRRDGDDRGSFGGREGRRPFGDRGRSFGGDRRPRREFASAGAPIYRQRPEEQKEEVEEVLDEAALEARVAEVEASEDSNFNPPWFKRMLALTTEKGREREGRFLGEGVHVVQELVSHHRELVLGVYVTEAFNDEALIEQINEAEIKLNVLTDEQMKKISSTVTTQGIVAVARIASKKPVYESSRSVITLVDAVQDPGNLGTLFRTSLGFGSDGMILGRGTVSPFNPKVVRGSSGTFLRVPFEFDVDLVDQINFLRSKGYTIIATDLHAKQSLRQIPQNKLRKMAFLVGNEGAGTNPYFIELADETVKIPMSSELESLNVAVAHGILSYEAAQIQEDLK
- a CDS encoding MlaD family protein → MAFNSFKRINWMEISGLLVGIFFTVAVMVFAIVLYAKLIDSKIIGVEEYRLHSTFKKAFGLNLDTKVQINGVEVGRIESMELVDDSVKMDFVIKKDYQQLITDRAEVFAMRDQNMISARVINIDIHKGGRVLQDGDTIQAGEAKDIETVLETANEILGRVNKLIDAADTLVGMALDTGTTIGALFGSRLLYDNLNRQLNRLDDITFVGKKVLFQASGLFDTMQVQVPILLGKVDNIADNVTDLMIEMKPMPQKVDHLLGNVDVMMGKVDNTFGRVDGLLTQVGQMTSNLSDFMESTEQTLQNADDLMAGISNMWIVRRSMPSKDSVPFMVETLW
- the pyrF gene encoding orotidine-5'-phosphate decarboxylase — encoded protein: MNFQARLEERIAKCGNPICLGMDPVMKLIDPCCPEGSAEDKIKRFYSEILECCLKRNVTPAVVKPNSAYYECVSVQAMLVLQQLIADYRSAGIPVILDAKRGDIGKSSAAYATAAYDVYKADAVTVSPWMGADSVGPFIRENSENGAYVLLRTSNKGAHDFQDLPVVRSDDPRDNAEAFYSVADKIMEWDANLGYLGAVVGATHPEELEKITAYTVAHKHEIPFLIPGVSIPGVPGGQGGDAKTVLTAIANGGGKRKFHVLNSSSGLNFAYQRSGHPENFANDCVDALEKLAEACQL